In Bos mutus isolate GX-2022 chromosome 10, NWIPB_WYAK_1.1, whole genome shotgun sequence, a single window of DNA contains:
- the RAB15 gene encoding ras-related protein Rab-15 isoform X2, with the protein MKTIEVDGIKVRIQIWDTAGQERYQTITKQYYRRAQGIFLVYDISSERSYQHIMKWVSDVDEYAPEGVQKILIGNKADEEQKRQVGREQGQQLAREYGMDFYETSACTNLNIKESFTRLTELVLQAHKKELEGLRTRANHELALAELEEDEGKPEGLANSSKTCWC; encoded by the exons ATGAAGACCATAGAGGTAGATGGCATCAAAGTGCGGATACAGATTTG GGACACGGCAGGGCAGGAGAGATATCAGACCATCACAAAGCAGTACTATCGACGGGCCCAG gGAATATTTTTAGTCTACGACATTAGCAGCGAGCGCTCTTACCAGCACATCATGAAGTGGGTCAGTGATGTGGACGAG TACGCACCAGAAGGTGTCCAGAAGATACTTATAGGGAATAAGGCCGATGAAGAGCAGAAACGGCAGGTGGGAAGAGAACAAGGGCAGCAG CTGGCTAGGGAGTACGGCATGGACTTCTACGAAACAAGTGCCTGCACCAACCTCAACATTAAAGAG TCCTTCACGCGCCTGACGGAGCTGGTGCTGCAAGCCCACAAGAAGGAGCTGGAAGGTCTGCGGACACGTGCTAACCACGAGTTGGCCTTGGCAGAGCTGGAGGAGGATGAAGGCAAACCCGAGGGCCTGGCAAACTCTTCAAAAACCTGCTGGTGCTGA